In Massilistercora timonensis, the following are encoded in one genomic region:
- a CDS encoding GNAT family N-acetyltransferase, with protein sequence MIRDMKSEEIKEVSQIWLSANLEAHDFIPASYWKGKLDFVREELPLAKVRVYEEEGKILGFLGRNGEEIEGIFVRKECRSRGIGRALLKDAKQSRERLRLHVYQKNRRARTFYLREGFRICSDGIDEGTGEKEYGMLYESQKGSLGGI encoded by the coding sequence ATGATCCGAGATATGAAGAGCGAAGAAATAAAAGAAGTGTCCCAGATCTGGCTTTCGGCCAATCTGGAGGCCCATGATTTTATCCCTGCTTCTTATTGGAAGGGGAAACTGGATTTTGTCCGGGAGGAGCTTCCCCTGGCGAAGGTCCGGGTATATGAAGAAGAGGGGAAAATTCTGGGGTTCCTGGGAAGAAACGGGGAGGAGATCGAAGGGATCTTCGTCCGAAAGGAATGCCGGAGCCGGGGGATCGGCAGGGCGCTTCTGAAAGATGCGAAGCAATCCCGGGAGAGGCTGCGCCTGCATGTCTACCAGAAGAACCGGCGGGCCAGGACGTTTTACCTCAGGGAAGGATTTCGGATTTGTTCAGATGGAATTGATGAAGGAACTGGAGAAAAAGAATATGGCATGCTATATGAAAGCCAGAAAGGTTCTTTAGGAGGCATTTAA
- a CDS encoding ion transporter, whose translation MKPVWETQRKRIFEIIEVGTRYDYASRIYDFFNAFCIILNLSVCTMYTFNNMRNAYGALLITLEETTVALFLVDYVLRVWTAKYLYPSVSQPRAILKYMFSFTGIVDLLSFLPHYLPFFFPAGAIAFRMFRIIRIFRLFRINAYYDALNVITEVIVSKKQQLFSSVFIIIMLMLGSSLCMYSLEHEAQPEVFANAFSGIWWAASTLLTVGYGDIYPVTILGKLFGIFIAFLGVGIVAIPTGIISAGFVDQYSRIKRMSEYGQESAIHFIKIHLTPHDSWVNHTISQLQLPDRVIVAAISRNHRLLVPRGNMALQAGDDMVLGAESFHDDGEHIRLKEMVLQKNHPWIGQRIQELEISRQSIIVLVRRNKRVLIPNGNMILREADTVVLYTQTHVTDATEIEL comes from the coding sequence ATGAAACCAGTATGGGAAACACAAAGGAAACGGATCTTTGAGATCATCGAGGTGGGCACAAGATATGACTATGCCAGCCGGATCTATGATTTTTTCAATGCTTTCTGCATCATCTTAAATCTCAGTGTCTGCACCATGTACACCTTTAACAACATGCGAAATGCCTACGGCGCTCTGCTTATCACCCTGGAGGAGACGACGGTGGCTCTTTTCCTGGTGGACTATGTCCTTAGAGTCTGGACCGCCAAATATCTCTATCCCTCTGTAAGCCAGCCCAGGGCCATCCTGAAATACATGTTTTCATTCACCGGCATCGTGGACCTTCTGTCTTTCCTGCCCCATTACCTGCCCTTTTTCTTCCCGGCAGGCGCCATCGCCTTCCGGATGTTCCGGATCATCCGGATCTTCCGCCTGTTCCGCATCAACGCCTACTACGACGCCTTAAATGTGATCACGGAAGTTATCGTCAGCAAGAAACAGCAGCTGTTCTCTTCTGTCTTCATTATCATTATGCTGATGCTGGGGTCCAGCCTGTGCATGTACAGCCTGGAACACGAAGCCCAGCCGGAAGTGTTCGCCAATGCCTTCTCCGGCATCTGGTGGGCCGCTTCCACCCTGCTCACAGTGGGATACGGGGACATTTATCCGGTTACCATCCTGGGGAAACTGTTCGGTATCTTCATCGCCTTCCTGGGCGTAGGTATCGTGGCCATTCCCACCGGTATCATTTCCGCCGGATTCGTTGATCAGTACTCCCGCATCAAACGGATGAGTGAATACGGACAGGAATCCGCCATTCATTTCATCAAGATCCATCTGACTCCCCACGATTCCTGGGTAAATCACACCATCTCCCAGCTGCAGCTTCCCGACCGGGTGATCGTAGCCGCCATCTCGCGGAACCACCGGCTTTTGGTTCCCCGGGGAAATATGGCGCTGCAGGCCGGGGACGACATGGTGCTGGGCGCAGAGTCCTTCCACGACGACGGCGAGCACATCCGGCTTAAGGAGATGGTCCTGCAGAAAAACCATCCCTGGATCGGACAGCGTATCCAGGAACTGGAGATCTCCCGCCAGTCCATTATCGTTCTGGTCCGCCGCAACAAGCGGGTGCTGATCCCCAACGGGAACATGATCCTGCGGGAGGCGGACACCGTGGTCCTCTATACCCAGACCCATGTGACGGACGCGACGGAGATCGAGCTGTAA
- the ybaK gene encoding Cys-tRNA(Pro) deacylase yields MGKNQEKTNVMRVLEQKKIPYESHNYLETGAVSGLDVARVLGEDPDRAFKTLVTVGKSKEHYVFVVPVSKELNLKKAAQSVGEKSIEMIKSKELLPLTGYVHGGCSPIGMKKQFVTTIDESAGKYDRIMFSAGKIGYQVEVSLADLGKVIRFQMADIAE; encoded by the coding sequence ATGGGAAAGAATCAGGAGAAAACTAATGTGATGCGGGTGCTGGAACAGAAGAAGATCCCCTATGAAAGCCACAATTATCTGGAGACCGGGGCAGTCAGCGGCCTGGACGTGGCCCGGGTTCTGGGAGAAGATCCTGACCGGGCGTTTAAGACGCTGGTGACAGTGGGAAAATCAAAGGAGCACTATGTATTCGTGGTGCCAGTGAGCAAAGAGCTGAACCTGAAGAAGGCGGCCCAGAGTGTGGGAGAGAAGAGCATCGAGATGATCAAGTCCAAAGAACTTCTTCCGCTGACCGGATATGTCCACGGCGGGTGTTCGCCCATCGGGATGAAGAAACAGTTTGTCACCACCATCGATGAGAGCGCCGGGAAGTATGACCGGATCATGTTCAGCGCCGGGAAGATCGGGTATCAGGTAGAGGTAAGCCTTGCAGATCTGGGCAAAGTGATCCGGTTCCAGATGGCGGATATCGCGGAATAA
- the cbiD gene encoding cobalt-precorrin-5B (C(1))-methyltransferase CbiD yields MPGKELARGYTTGTCAQAAARAALKLLFGGKGAEGPGDVTVELPGGSYLTLPVEDTNVRWPEEGGGLPLQVSCAVRKDSGDDPDVTNGILIYTTVRRTGNPGIVLEGGAGVGRVTRPGLEQPVGSPAINQVPRRMILGEAEAACEEAGYEGGLVICISIPEGERLAEKTFNPRLGIEGGLSILGTTGIVEPMSRQALIETIRLDIRVKRAAGAAFLILAPGNYGLDFLEENYGIQPSEAVKCSNYIGEALDMAREEGCKGLVLAGHIGKLIKVAGGIMDTHSRQADCRMELLAAAALRCYLGEEKALAILDSVTTEEALGKCTPKERELLGCEAAARAQEQICRRVGEEIPAGVILFSSQYGILGQSSQAEILLEQYLQDRKKSGRQI; encoded by the coding sequence ATGCCGGGAAAGGAACTGGCCAGGGGATATACTACCGGAACCTGCGCCCAAGCGGCGGCCAGGGCGGCGCTTAAGCTGCTGTTTGGGGGCAAAGGAGCGGAAGGCCCCGGGGATGTGACGGTGGAGCTGCCCGGAGGGAGCTATCTTACGCTTCCTGTTGAAGATACAAATGTCCGGTGGCCGGAGGAAGGCGGAGGGCTTCCTCTTCAGGTCTCCTGTGCTGTCCGCAAGGACAGCGGGGACGACCCGGATGTGACCAACGGGATTCTTATCTATACAACGGTCAGGAGGACCGGGAACCCGGGAATAGTCCTGGAGGGGGGCGCAGGCGTCGGGCGGGTGACCAGGCCGGGGCTGGAACAGCCGGTGGGAAGCCCGGCTATCAATCAGGTGCCCCGGCGGATGATCCTGGGAGAGGCGGAAGCCGCCTGTGAGGAAGCCGGATATGAGGGAGGACTTGTGATCTGTATCTCCATCCCGGAAGGGGAGAGGCTGGCAGAGAAAACCTTTAATCCCCGGCTTGGCATTGAGGGAGGGCTTTCCATTCTTGGCACCACCGGGATCGTGGAGCCTATGAGCCGGCAGGCGCTGATTGAGACCATCCGGCTTGACATCCGGGTAAAGCGGGCGGCGGGAGCGGCCTTCCTGATCCTTGCCCCCGGCAATTATGGGCTGGATTTCCTGGAAGAGAACTACGGCATACAGCCGTCTGAGGCGGTAAAATGCAGTAACTATATCGGTGAGGCTTTGGATATGGCCCGGGAAGAAGGGTGTAAAGGCCTGGTTCTGGCAGGGCATATCGGGAAACTGATCAAGGTGGCAGGAGGGATCATGGACACCCATTCCCGGCAGGCGGACTGCCGGATGGAACTTCTGGCGGCGGCGGCGCTTCGCTGTTACCTTGGGGAGGAGAAGGCTCTGGCCATCCTTGACAGTGTGACCACGGAAGAGGCCCTTGGGAAATGCACCCCTAAGGAGCGGGAACTTCTGGGATGTGAGGCGGCGGCCCGGGCACAGGAACAGATCTGCCGCAGAGTGGGAGAAGAGATTCCGGCAGGTGTGATTCTTTTTTCCAGCCAGTATGGGATCCTGGGGCAGAGCAGCCAGGCAGAAATCCTTTTGGAACAGTATTTACAGGACAGGAAGAAAAGTGGGAGGCAGATATGA